The segment TAATAATTTTCATGacataacaaaattattaaggcAAGAAAACTGTAGAATCTTTTTTGTTtatcttaaaataaaatttattaaaaaatgctGTAACATTTGTAGTGAAAAACATACAATTATATAAAAAGCAAGCttttttcaaataaacaaaaactaaatgcttttttaaaaatttacataCATTACCCAAATATCGTTGAACATTAATTGCTCTTTTATtcacaaaaagaaaaaagatgTTTTAACATGTATTCAATTGTACGGATATATTATTAATGGAAGATATTACTTTTTTCGAATtatagaaaaatttatttttatcttacaaacaaataaaattcaaGTATATTAAAACTGTTTGGTAAATGGTACAGAATAAAGATTATTAAACCACGTTCTAATCGACACGCGAGATGTAAAACTTAATACATCAACTTAAATCAAGATAAGGAGAAGCAAGTACGTATGATTAAAATGATTAGTCAGCGTGTGAAATGGAGTAGATAAATCGATAAGATTCCATTTTACTAGTCCGTGATAAAGCGTCTTTAGGTATGGACGCTGTCTGTGTGAATTACATGCTTCAGAAAGGACAATCATTAAACGAATGAAGCACGGAAAGGGAAGGGGGTATGGGAGGAAACCCTTTCTGTATGTAGGTACATATGTATGGATAGTGTTGGGATACTGTCAAATAGATCGTGACGTCACTGGTGTTCGGAATACTTCGAGTTAGTTCGGATTTCCAAATGATAGGGATTCTAGCGCACCGATGCAAAAGTGTGGTACACGTAACATAACCATATCTTTCTTGAGGTTTTAAAAATGTAGTAAGAAGGTACATATGAAAAAAGTAAAAATGAACTGAAATACATCTAATAttgatttatatataatataaatataataaatatcacTTGCTCCGAAATATAAAAGTTCACACACGTCTACTCTGCCGAATTTTCTATGAAAAATGGCGTCGCTTAGGTCCGTTGCTAAGGTCCTCTCTACCAATCCACTTTTATAACTCTACCtcatcacgtgatccaaacatcgaTGATGTCGTCCCAAAATCCCAACACTTCAGAtgcaatttgtttttaaaatcttgctttttaataataaaaggggATAAAATTTGATGTATGTATATTTTtgctaaatataaaaaatatttctgtaattgtacatagaaatatttagaaatcgatcataaatttattatgaaatggaattataaattaaataatgatATCGACTTGGtatgatttatttatttgaaattacaatacaatgtatattattgaaaaaattttatttattatcattTGTCATGattttattgtttatataatCACTCTCTTCAATAGGTTTCATATTCTGCAAAATTGTATTGTATTGCTCCATAATATCTTCACCTATGTCTTTACTCTTATCGTCATATTCAGGACCAACTGACCATAATGTTTCCAGATCATACAATAATCTGGctgaatttgaaaaaatatgCAATGCAATATTtcctaagaaataaaataactgaatattaatatttaactatTTTATAGGTATGCCAATATTATCAAATATATACACAAAATACACACACCTAAATCTAAAGCTATCCAATCCTTTGAATCTTGTCCTTCAATCTTTGGTATCCAATCTGTGCCATgtctttttaatttatatacttTACGAATAAATGAAGCAATAGCTTTCATATGTTTCTGTGATTTCCCTGTCACTACAACTATGTATTTAACGTATGATAATTCATCAGGTACAGAagctacaaaaatatttttcgcattATCTCTTCGTAATAGTGATACAAGATCTTCAATTTCGAATACACCATTTATGCCAcctaataaataatttcattaGTACTTTTTGTTAAAGAATTCATATTTTCAATTCATTTTGAATATTAGGAAAAGTGTAACGTtaaatatatacaatatataatTGTATGCAATTGTGTCATTTAAACTTACGTTCCAAATTTATTCCCTCATAAGGATCATAATGTTTCTCGTCAATTGTTAAATCTTCCAAATTAATTGTTTTTTGTTTCTCATTAatatcgagaataatttttgcaTCTTTATCATCAAAAACTTTGTGTTTAAAACTTATTGAACCAGGTAGGTTATGTGAACTAGATCGTATATTTTCATCGTCCATAGATTTCTTTACACTATTAGTTGAAAATTTGTTAACTTGTTTTAATAGAGAATATGTTATTACATTATAAATGCGAGGTTTGAAATATTCTTGTAACAATTCTCTCGTTTGTAATAAACTTGGTAACAGACGACTTCGCATCTTGCACACATGTAATAAACAAGGTTATGTTTACACTTGCATGTGAAATGATACGTAATGGGTGAAAGTCAATTAACTATATATGAACATTATGAAATTAAACTAATTTCTTATTACAA is part of the Colletes latitarsis isolate SP2378_abdomen chromosome 10, iyColLati1, whole genome shotgun sequence genome and harbors:
- the Rsfs312 gene encoding ribosomal silencing factor RsfS-like protein, 312; this encodes MRSRLLPSLLQTRELLQEYFKPRIYNVITYSLLKQVNKFSTNSVKKSMDDENIRSSSHNLPGSISFKHKVFDDKDAKIILDINEKQKTINLEDLTIDEKHYDPYEGINLERGINGVFEIEDLVSLLRRDNAKNIFVASVPDELSYVKYIVVVTGKSQKHMKAIASFIRKVYKLKRHGTDWIPKIEGQDSKDWIALDLGNIALHIFSNSARLLYDLETLWSVGPEYDDKSKDIGEDIMEQYNTILQNMKPIEESDYINNKIMTNDNK